The DNA region TACCGTCGGCTTCGGGTCCGCCCTCTACAAGTGGGGCGTCTCGATGCCGTCGATGCAGCGCACCGGCATGGACTTCGGCGACATCATGGCACTCGAGCGCAACGACGAGCGCCAGGAACTCCACGAGCGGACGCCGCTCTCGGACGTCGTGCTGGACATGGTCTGTGAGCACTTCCCGAACCCGGTCGACGCCCAGCCCCGTCGTATCCCCCGGATCTGGCGCGGCGACAGCGAGTCCGAACTCGCCGAGACGATGCGTTTCGTCGACGAGTCCGGCGAGGTCGTCTTCATGGTCACCGACATCTCCATGGACCCCCACGCCGGGGAGATTGCCTCCGGGCGCGTCTTCTCGGGCACCCTCGAGAAGGGCCAGGAGCTGTACGTATCGGGCACCGCAGGCAAGAACCGCGTCCAGTCCGTCGGCATCTACATGGGTGGCGAGCGCGAGGAAGTCGAGAACGTTCCCGCGGGGAACATTGCCGCAGTCACCGGCCTGCGCGACGCCATCGCCGGCTCGACCGTCTCGAGCATCGAGATGACGCCGTTCGAGTCCATCGAGCACATCTCCGAGCCCGTCATCACGAAGGCGGTCGAGGCGAAGACGATGGACGACCTCCCCAAGCTCATCGAGACCCTCCGTCAGGTCTCGAAGGAAGACCCCACGATCCAGATCACGATCAACGAGGACACCGGCGAGCACCTGATCTCCGGACAGGGTGAGCTTCACCTCGAGGTCATCACCCAGCGTATCGAGGCCAACCAGGGCATCCCGGTCAACACCGGCGAACCGATCGTCGTCTACCGCGAAGCCGTCCAGCGACCGAGCGACACGGTCGAGGGCATCTCGCCCAACCGCCACAACCGCTTTTACATCTCCGCCGAGCCGCTGACCCAGGACCTGATCGAGACGATCCAGCTCGGCGAAGCCTCGATGGACATGCCCGAACTCGAGCGCCGTGAAGCGCTCCAGGAGGCTGGCCTCGACAAGGACACCTCTCAGAACGTCGAGCACATCCACGGGACGAACATCCTCATCGACGACACGAAGGGTATCCAGCACCTGAACGAGACGATGGAACTCGTCATCGAAGGGCTCGAGGAAGCCCTCGACAACGGGCCGCTGGCTGCCGAGCCAGTCCAGGGAACCCTGATCCGGCTGCACGACGCGAAGCTCCACGAGGACACCATCCACCGCGGTCCGGCACAGGTCATCCCCGCCACGCGGGAGGCCGTCCACAAGTCGCTGATCGACGCCCACATCAAGCTGCTCGAGCCGATGCAGGACGTCCGGATCGACGTGCCCAACGAGCACATGGGCGCTGCCTCCGGTGAGATCCAGGGCCGCCGTGGCCAGGTCGACGACATGTACCAGGAGGGTGACCTCATGGTCGTCGAAGGCGTCGCACCGGTCGAGGAGATGATTGGGTTCTCGAGCGACATCCGTTCGGCCACCGAGGGCCGTGCGGCCTGGAACACCGAGAACGCCGGCTTCGACGTCATGGCCGACTCGCTCCAGCGCGAGACGATCATGGAGATCCGCGAGCGCAAGGGCATGAAGCTCGAGTTGCCGCCGTCGATCACCTACCTCTAATCGCTCGGTCTTGCCTTCTCTCGATTTTGCGTCCACCGAGCGGCGGCTCGGCCGAATTGGCCGTCCGAATTCGGCTAGTTCTCAACCGTGTTACGCAGCGTTCCGACGCCATCGTAGGTAATCTCGACGGTATCGCCCGGTTCGAGCACCCCCGGATTCGCCGGGCTGCCGAAGGCGACCACGTCGCCTGGACGGAGGGTGAATCGCTCGGAGAGGAAGGCGACAACTTCGAAGGGATCGAACAGCATCAACTCGGTGCTCGCCTCCTGGCGACGCTCTCCGGCGACGTCCGTCCGCATCTCGAGGCGCGTCGGGTCAACGTCGGTAACGAGCCACGGGCCCAGCGGTGCCGACCCGTCGAAGGCTTTGCGGGCGGTTCGACCCTGCTGGTCGAGGGCGTCGACGTCGTTCATGATCGTGTAGCCGCGGACGACCTCGGGGACCTGTTCGGGCTCGAGGTCCCGACAGCGTCGGTCGATCACTGCCGCTAGCTCGCCCGCGTAGGTCAGTTCGTCGGTGAACTCCGGGTAAGGGATGGGCTGCCCGTGTCCGAGCACGGAAGCGGGAGGCTTGATGAAGAAGTCCGGTTCGTCCGGGCGCTCGTAATTCATCTGCTCGAGCGTCTCGGCGTAGTTTCTCCCGACGCAGTAGAGCGTCGAGGGGTCACACGGCGGGAGGAGGCGGCCGTCCCGACCGACCTCGTAGGTGCCGTCGTCGGCGCGGAGGACGGCGCCGTCGTAGCCGTCTTCAGGGGTTGCGGTCCCGACCTCGAGCTGGCCCGAGACGGGCCCGTCAGGGGTCGATAGTCTCGCGAGTCGCATACGGAGGACTCTCGAGGCGAGCGACGTATGTCTGCTGGTCGATCCGGAAGTTGTCGGTGCCGACCCGCTGTGGGTCCTTCGTGAGAGACTCACTGGCACAGCATATTTGACCGCCCTCCGTGTACGAGGGGGCATGGCAGTTGAGGACGTTCCACCTGTGGCAGGCGACGTCGGATCGCACCTCGAGTCGACCGGCGGGGACCGCCCACCCGTCGAGGAGTACGCCGCTCTCGCCCAGGCGCTCGAGACGCGCCTCGAGGGCGAGGTCGCCTTCGACGAGTACGCGCAGTTGCTCTACGCCACCGACGGGAGCATCTACCAGGCCCGGCCGGCCGGCGTCGCCCACCCGACTGACGTCGACGACGTGCGTGCGGCCGTCGAAACGGCTGCCGAGTTCGACGTGCCGATCCTCCCCCGCGGAGCCGGGTCGTCGCTGGCCGGCCAGGCCGTCGGTCCGGGCTGCCTCGTCCTCGATTTCACCACGCACATGGATGACGTGCTCGAGGTCGACCCCGACGGCCGGCGGGCAGTCGTCCAGCCCGGGGTCGTGCAGGATCACCTCGACGCCCGTCTCGAGCCCCACGGCCTGAAGTTCGCGCCCGATCCGGCCTCTTCGAACCGGGCGACGATCGGCGGCGGCATCGGCAACAACTCGACGGGGGCGCACTCGGTTCGTTACGGGATCACCGACGCCTACGTCGAGGAGTGCGAGGTCGTCCTCGCCGACGGCTCGCTGCTCCACGCGCGGGAAGTCGTCCTGGACGGGCCCGAGTGGGACGAAATCGTCGCGAAGGACGACCGGGAAGCCCGCATCTACGAGACGGTTCGCGGCGTGGTCGAGGACCACGAGGCCGAAATCGAGGCGCGCTACCCCGACCTCAAACGGTCGGTCAGCGGCTACAACCTT from Natronosalvus rutilus includes:
- a CDS encoding elongation factor EF-2; translation: MGRRKKIVQECERLMDEPENIRNIAIAAHVDHGKTTLSDNLLAGAGMISDETAGQQLAMDTEEDEQERGITIDAANVSMTHEYEDTNHLINLIDTPGHVDFGGDVTRAMRAVDGALVVVDAVEGAMPQTETVLRQALREGVKPALFINKVDRLISELQEGPQEMQERLLSVIQDVNDLIRGMTEEMDDVDDWSVSVEEGTVGFGSALYKWGVSMPSMQRTGMDFGDIMALERNDERQELHERTPLSDVVLDMVCEHFPNPVDAQPRRIPRIWRGDSESELAETMRFVDESGEVVFMVTDISMDPHAGEIASGRVFSGTLEKGQELYVSGTAGKNRVQSVGIYMGGEREEVENVPAGNIAAVTGLRDAIAGSTVSSIEMTPFESIEHISEPVITKAVEAKTMDDLPKLIETLRQVSKEDPTIQITINEDTGEHLISGQGELHLEVITQRIEANQGIPVNTGEPIVVYREAVQRPSDTVEGISPNRHNRFYISAEPLTQDLIETIQLGEASMDMPELERREALQEAGLDKDTSQNVEHIHGTNILIDDTKGIQHLNETMELVIEGLEEALDNGPLAAEPVQGTLIRLHDAKLHEDTIHRGPAQVIPATREAVHKSLIDAHIKLLEPMQDVRIDVPNEHMGAASGEIQGRRGQVDDMYQEGDLMVVEGVAPVEEMIGFSSDIRSATEGRAAWNTENAGFDVMADSLQRETIMEIRERKGMKLELPPSITYL
- a CDS encoding fumarylacetoacetate hydrolase family protein, which produces MRLARLSTPDGPVSGQLEVGTATPEDGYDGAVLRADDGTYEVGRDGRLLPPCDPSTLYCVGRNYAETLEQMNYERPDEPDFFIKPPASVLGHGQPIPYPEFTDELTYAGELAAVIDRRCRDLEPEQVPEVVRGYTIMNDVDALDQQGRTARKAFDGSAPLGPWLVTDVDPTRLEMRTDVAGERRQEASTELMLFDPFEVVAFLSERFTLRPGDVVAFGSPANPGVLEPGDTVEITYDGVGTLRNTVEN